Proteins encoded by one window of Rathayibacter sp. VKM Ac-2760:
- a CDS encoding universal stress protein — MTETILVGVDGSGPSDAATRWAIDRASRLGSRMDVLHATEGVDPSRSVDASRFLLDRAVRTARSHPGVGAVRGLAVDGDPMEQLIAGSADAAIVVVGSHKTGFLRGRLFGSRSLRLVAGALCPVAIIPEPSGRTRHGIAVGVADTPAGERAVRFAAAEAAALGEELTLIHGDAGAQASDIDIDVATAADRLLASARERAIATSPGLVVRVRALRRPAAVALADAAPTSLLLVLAASSGQGRAAVGRTTHDVLMNLAGPTVVVPA, encoded by the coding sequence ATGACGGAGACGATTCTGGTCGGGGTCGATGGTTCGGGCCCGAGCGACGCGGCAACGCGGTGGGCGATCGATCGGGCCTCGCGCCTGGGGTCGCGCATGGATGTGCTGCACGCGACGGAGGGCGTCGATCCGTCTCGGTCCGTCGATGCTTCCCGCTTCCTCCTCGACCGCGCCGTGCGGACCGCCCGCTCGCACCCGGGTGTCGGGGCGGTGCGCGGCCTCGCGGTCGACGGTGACCCCATGGAGCAGCTGATCGCAGGCTCCGCCGATGCGGCGATCGTCGTCGTCGGCAGCCACAAGACCGGATTCCTCCGCGGACGCCTGTTCGGCTCGCGGAGCCTCCGCCTCGTCGCCGGCGCGCTCTGCCCCGTCGCGATCATCCCGGAGCCGTCCGGCCGGACGCGCCACGGCATCGCCGTCGGCGTCGCCGACACACCCGCGGGCGAGCGCGCCGTGCGGTTCGCCGCCGCCGAGGCGGCAGCGCTCGGCGAAGAGCTGACCCTGATCCACGGCGACGCGGGAGCACAGGCGAGCGACATCGACATCGACGTCGCCACGGCAGCCGACCGCCTCCTCGCGTCCGCCCGGGAACGGGCGATCGCGACCTCGCCGGGGCTGGTCGTCCGGGTGCGGGCGCTGCGCCGCCCGGCAGCCGTCGCGCTCGCCGACGCCGCCCCCACCAGCCTCCTGCTCGTCCTCGCCGCCTCGAGCGGACAGGGCAGAGCCGCCGTGGGACGGACGACCCACGACGTCCTGATGAACCTGGCCGGCC
- a CDS encoding GAF domain-containing protein, whose translation MPHLDPSSLPGQDGIPWADGTSGRLRALLRANRAVVEDIDLPAVLRRIVDAAVELVDARYGAIGVIGSDGSLDEFIHVGMDPGRVEAIGHLPEGHGLLGTVISDPHPIRVADLTVDARAAGFPARHPPMKSFLGVPIRVRDQVFGNLYLTDSRAGAFTSNDEHLVIALAATAGVAIDNARLFAETRMRQRWAQAAAEMTAAILASDGDDVIGLVAARILDLADADLVGVVFPTEDPEQLRVGVARGDGAETFQGRLLPARSSVSGSVFTGGQPRVLDHLPTSTSGGTPTSGGPVLAVPLIAASRTLGVLVVTRRTGRPLFAPADLEMVSDFASYISVAMELSSARADQQRMALLEDRGRIARDLHDHVIQELFATGLDLHQAAGALPPGRAASRIERAVESLDESISHIRTVIFALNANNDDATTIRHRILDLANELASVLVRTPNISFAGAVDLLVVDELADDVVAVAREALTNIARHAEANIITLHLTAADGVIVLEISDDGRGFADTGRRSGLANLQQRAQARGGTFTVTSVPGDTRVRWSVPFPFHAVSESS comes from the coding sequence ATGCCCCATCTCGACCCCTCGTCCCTCCCCGGACAGGACGGCATCCCCTGGGCCGACGGCACGTCCGGCCGGCTGCGCGCCCTCCTCCGCGCCAATCGCGCCGTCGTCGAGGACATCGACCTCCCCGCCGTCCTGCGCCGCATCGTCGACGCCGCCGTGGAGCTCGTCGACGCCCGCTACGGAGCGATCGGCGTCATCGGGAGCGACGGATCGCTCGACGAGTTCATCCACGTCGGGATGGATCCCGGGCGGGTGGAGGCGATCGGACATCTGCCCGAGGGTCACGGCCTCCTCGGCACGGTCATCAGTGATCCGCACCCGATCCGCGTCGCCGACCTCACCGTCGACGCCCGAGCCGCCGGGTTCCCCGCCCGGCATCCTCCGATGAAGTCCTTCCTCGGCGTCCCGATCCGCGTCCGCGATCAGGTGTTCGGCAACCTCTACCTCACCGATTCCCGCGCCGGCGCCTTCACGTCGAACGACGAGCACCTCGTCATCGCTCTCGCCGCGACGGCCGGAGTCGCGATCGACAACGCCCGCCTTTTCGCCGAGACGCGGATGCGGCAGCGCTGGGCCCAGGCCGCCGCCGAGATGACCGCGGCGATCCTCGCCTCCGACGGCGACGACGTCATCGGCCTGGTCGCCGCCCGAATCCTCGACCTCGCCGACGCGGACCTCGTCGGCGTCGTCTTCCCGACGGAGGATCCCGAGCAGCTGCGCGTCGGAGTCGCCCGCGGCGACGGTGCCGAGACCTTCCAGGGCCGGCTCCTCCCGGCACGATCCTCCGTCTCGGGCAGCGTCTTCACGGGTGGCCAGCCGCGGGTGCTCGACCATCTGCCGACGTCCACGAGCGGAGGGACGCCGACCTCCGGCGGTCCCGTGCTCGCGGTGCCCCTGATCGCCGCCTCCCGAACGCTCGGCGTGCTCGTCGTCACCCGGCGCACCGGCCGTCCTCTCTTCGCGCCGGCCGATCTGGAGATGGTGTCCGACTTCGCCTCCTACATCAGCGTCGCGATGGAGCTCTCCTCGGCTCGCGCCGATCAGCAGCGGATGGCACTCCTCGAGGACCGCGGCCGCATCGCGCGGGATCTGCACGACCACGTCATCCAGGAGCTCTTCGCCACCGGGCTCGACCTCCACCAGGCGGCGGGAGCCCTGCCACCGGGACGCGCCGCGTCGAGGATCGAGCGCGCCGTCGAGAGCCTGGACGAGAGCATCTCGCACATCAGGACGGTCATCTTCGCCCTCAACGCGAACAACGACGACGCGACCACCATCCGGCACCGGATCCTCGACCTCGCCAACGAGTTGGCGTCGGTCCTGGTGCGCACCCCCAACATCAGCTTCGCCGGCGCCGTCGATCTGCTCGTCGTCGACGAGCTCGCCGACGACGTGGTGGCGGTCGCCCGCGAGGCGCTCACCAACATCGCACGGCATGCCGAGGCGAACATCATCACGCTGCACCTGACCGCGGCCGACGGGGTGATCGTTCTCGAGATCAGCGACGACGGCCGCGGCTTCGCCGACACCGGCCGGCGGAGCGGCCTCGCGAATCTCCAGCAGAGGGCGCAGGCGCGCGGCGGGACGTTCACGGTGACGAGCGTCCCCGGCGACACCCGCGTGCGCTGGAGCGTCCCCTTCCCCTTCCACGCCGTCTCCGAGTCCTCGTGA
- a CDS encoding response regulator transcription factor, which produces MTRVFLLDDHEIVRRGLAELLGSEPDLEIVGQTGTAASGLREILALRPDVAVLDVRLPDGSGIDVCRDVRSRDPRIRCLILTAYDDDKALYAAVIAGASGYVLKDIRGKGLVDAVRAAAAGDILLEPAVVAAVTARLRGEHAVDPRLAGLSERERQILALIADGMTNRQIGVELSLAEKTIKNYVSSVLSKLGLERRTQAAVLQTELRPPASG; this is translated from the coding sequence GTGACCCGCGTCTTCCTCCTCGACGATCACGAGATCGTCCGCCGCGGTCTGGCTGAGCTCCTCGGCTCCGAGCCCGACCTCGAGATCGTCGGCCAGACCGGCACCGCCGCCTCGGGGCTGCGCGAGATCCTGGCGCTGCGGCCGGACGTCGCCGTGCTCGACGTCCGGCTGCCCGACGGCAGCGGGATCGACGTCTGCCGCGACGTGCGCTCCCGTGACCCGCGCATCCGCTGCCTGATCCTGACCGCGTACGACGACGACAAGGCGCTGTACGCCGCCGTCATCGCCGGAGCCTCCGGCTACGTGCTGAAGGACATCCGCGGCAAGGGCCTCGTCGATGCCGTCCGCGCGGCCGCGGCAGGCGACATCCTCCTCGAACCGGCGGTCGTCGCCGCCGTCACCGCACGCCTGCGCGGTGAGCACGCCGTCGACCCGCGCCTCGCCGGTCTCAGCGAGCGCGAGCGGCAGATCCTCGCTCTGATCGCCGACGGCATGACCAACCGGCAGATCGGAGTCGAGCTCTCACTCGCGGAGAAGACGATCAAGAACTACGTCTCCAGCGTCCTCAGCAAGCTCGGCCTGGAGCGGCGCACCCAGGCCGCGGTGCTGCAGACGGAGCTGCGCCCGCCCGCGTCCGGCTGA